The proteins below come from a single Drosophila suzukii chromosome X, CBGP_Dsuzu_IsoJpt1.0, whole genome shotgun sequence genomic window:
- the LOC118878281 gene encoding chromo domain-containing protein rhino — translation MSDNLNGCPTNSNGKRSAGGESPIDDQDAEYIVEKIVGKSFLDGRPQVLVKWQGYPIEQSTWEPREEMCLDLVSDYEQQLFYDCQEKAKIERELAKDVYPKAVTTAVGASKQSEGSSVQATQVKVVNEQPDSLLPTTSFGGSPTKVTTQGLPPFPVLVKQEDQEYPTMFSGKMKPMVSLTQEKQLTTVEEEDQVSVHLVKQEDQDYPTTFSSVQEKQQNIVEEGDQGLPTTSEIKLAETSTANAAVKQKDQEAPTTSSGRKTAWGSNQPWNGKKKGKYGKNKAKLAKTSKAASTQQKPTTMDVGSEEDEDLKNSMPVASGKGAKPKKLKLASAKETSDETLGAAAPFPLARCSASAACFDALNALPDLEQMTIKDPDQIKIDQLLAELDDRLSRPAGNFFKLSRGRGNGGRNGRGGRRAAGNPWNQPYQGVFGLDRGLEMEKVEHSFKILDFHFLFVTWKGCPEMDTVTLPSVRYLYPQLVIDYLETLKRKRR, via the coding sequence ATGTCTGATAACTTAAACGGCTGCCCCACCAACTCAAATGGAAAGCGCTCCGCTGGCGGAGAATCGCCCATTGATGATCAGGATGCCGAGTATATCGTAGAAAAAATAGTCGGCAAAAGCTTCCTTGACGGCCGTCCCCAAGTCCTAGTCAAGTGGCAGGGGTATCCAATCGAGCAGAGCACCTGGGAGCCGCGCGAGGAGATGTGTCTCGATTTGGTCAGCGACTACGAGCAGCAACTATTCTATGATTGCCAGGAGAAGGCGAAGATCGAGAGGGAGCTCGCAAAGGACGTGTACCCAAAAGCTGTCACCACTGCTGTTGGAGCCTCTAAGCAGTCCGAGGGATCCTCTGTCCAGGCCACGCAGGTGAAGGTCGTAAACGAACAGCCTGATTCTCTTCTTCCCACCACCTCTTTTGGTGGATCCCCTACCAAGGTCACGACGCAAGGGCTTCCACCATTTCCTGTTCTTGTAAAGCAAGAGGATCAGGAATATCCCACAATGTTTTCCGGAAAGATGAAGCCGATGGTATCCTTGACCCAGGAGAAGCAGCTGACTACCGTGGAGGAAGAGGATCAGGTCTCTGTTCACCTCGTAAAGCAAGAGGATCAGGACTACCCAACTACGTTTTCCTCTGTCCAGGAGAAACAGCAGAATATTGTGGAGGAAGGGGATCAGGGGCTCCCCACCACCTCTGAAATAAAGCTGGCAGAGACTTCTACCGCCAATGCCGCCGTAAAGCAAAAGGATCAGGAGGCTCCCACCACCTCTTCGGGTCGCAAAACGGCTTGGGGAAGCAACCAGCCTTGGAATGGCAAGAAGAAGGGAAAATACGGAAAGAATAAGGCAAAGTTAGCCAAGACGTCGAAGGCAGCCTCTACCCAGCAGAAGCCGACGACTATGGACGTTGGAAGCGAAGAGGATGAGGACCTTAAAAATTCAATGCCTGTCGCGTCTGGAAAAGGAGCAAAGCCAAAGAAACTCAAATTGGCATCTGCCAAGGAGACCAGCGACGAAACTTTAGGAGCAGCAGCACCCTTTCCGTTGGCCCGTTGTTCCGCCAGTGCTGCATGCTTTGATGCATTGAACGCCCTGCCGGACCTGGAGCAGATGACGATTAAGGATCCAGATCAGATCAAGATTGACCAGCTGCTCGCAGAGCTGGATGATCGCCTGTCTAGGCCAGCCGGAAACTTCTTTAAATTGTCCAGGGGACGTGGAAACGGTGGACGTAATGGACGTGGCGGGCGCAGGGCGGCAGGAAATCCTTGGAACCAGCCGTACCAGGGTGTCTTCGGCTTGGATCGCGGTCTTGAGATGGAAAAAGTGGAGCATAGCTTTAAGATTCTAGATTTTCACTTCTTATTCGTCACCTGGAAGGGCTGCCCCGAAATGGACACAGTCACTCTTCCGTCTGTCAGGTACTTGTACCCACAGCTTGTAATCGACTACCTGGAGACCTTGAAGCGCAAACGTCGCTAA